From Juglans regia cultivar Chandler chromosome 9, Walnut 2.0, whole genome shotgun sequence:
TTCTTACAAAGATTAAGACAAATTAAGTGTCAACTTAATTACCATGGAAACTCTTAGAAACAAGCAGTGGCCTTTTTGTATGCATCTTCAGATTCTTTACCCAGCACAACCTCaatcaaatcatgttaatttcCTCTCACAACCATTCAAAACCATACTTCTTGATTGATTGATTTCTTCCTGACACAACCATTCAAGAAACTAGTCCTGATTAAATACCATCTAGAGCTAGCCTATCTGGATCACAACTTGAAGAATTCCATGgatctaactcatctcataaaaccagttctacaagagatgattgttcattccttataaatatgtcCAAGACCTTATCCACAGGTAATGTatgattattcctcaacactcCCCTCACGTGCAAGTCAGTATTTTTTTCTAGTCTTTGTCACGAGGTAAGTAGTGTGGGTCCCCATTCGTTCTGTGGTAGGATTTGAcatcatgaagaaattcatgagtctaattcatctcataaaatcgattCTATAAAAGAAGAttgtttattctttataaatatgccTAAGACCTTATTTACAGATAATGTGAAATTATTCTTTAACACAACTTAACAAAAGAATTTTGAAGTTATGTGGAGCTGCAACAAGAAAAAGGAAGtaatttttgatattttgttaaaatcacTATCAATGTACAACTTTGTAATATGCAGCCCCAGGACAAGAGGATAAACTTTAGAGGTCAGGCAAAAGGCGTTAGCCTTGAACTTGTCCTATATATTGATATTGCCTTGTCCACTTTGTAAACTGCCATGCATCATTAAATTGACAAGTGAAAAGCAATAACAATGACAGGAatacaaagaagaagaaaataaatagacaaCCGAAGGAATCTGATTCTTTAACTTAACGGATAGTGATGTTCTCTTGGGCTTGAATCATTGTGTTGACAGCTGAGACATTTATGTTGATTAAGATAAGAACTGAGCttgaaaacaaaaagcaaaCATTGGATGATGTATTGGGGCCTGGGGGGATATTCATACTAACAAAACTGAACGTGCACAATGAAGTTACAAACATTTTCTTGTAGCAGATGGAGAACAGGTTTGGAGGGAAGCTATTTCTCCAATAGAAGAAATTGTTTTAGGCCTTTTACTTTTGCAATAATATGTTCTTTTCTACGTAGTGTTTGATTTTATGGATAAATCAATTTGAACACCAAAGACATTTCTGTCAAGTTTGTATCAGGCATAAGTACTTCATAATTGTTGCTTCTCTTTGTCCTAGCCGATAGGGTTGCTACCAGCCTACCAGCACCCCCCAAATAGGGGTGCCCCTGTCCTGGCCCCCATCCCCTCATGGGCGAGGGGACAGTTTGGGCCTCCATACCCCGACACCACCCCCAGTGGATGGGTGCTCTCGTCCGAACGCTAGGGGGTAGATAGGATCCCACGACCGTTCGCCCCACCCTGCTCACCGACCACCCACGACGAATAGACAACtaaaaatgccaaaaaaatccaaaacaataaaatacaaatccaCAACAAATcggaaaacaataaaaaaatgtaacaaaTATGACTTCTGAGCAAACACTACAAAGAACCATGTAACCATGTCCACGAATGGTCATAGGTCTCTTCACAAACCCTCGACCATTCATGCTtcaggaaggagaagaaaaagtggaggaagaggagaagaagaggacaCGGCGgcgagagggagggagagagacaaCGACTAGGGGGTgggagagggaggaagagagactgagagaacCAGATAGGAATGAGAAAGAGGGGGGTGAGTTAAACCTAACCCCAATTGTTTTGGGGAGAAcgatttattaaagaaaatcttttttttatttttattttaaatatatatgggCTGGGCAGAGTGAACAAGGTAAACCCCGTTCGGCATCTGCTTATCTGAGGCAGGGCCCCCATCCACAAACGGGGGCCATGCCGGATGCTCACATGCATTTGCCTTGGCCAAGCAGATGCTGAACGGGGTGGCGGTGCCCCTCCGCCCAGCCCTACTAGCCGAGATAAGCAAACCGAATCCACATCAAGATGACAAATATGGGCAAGATGACGAATGGATttgtaattcaaatttaaagactttttttaaagagaagtaCTACagtcacaaaaagattttacaaaaataaactctcaaactgacataatttcatatgatatgaaaGATCTACTTTTCTATGAAgtagatttataatttaatgaaccACATCAAActatgtcagtttgtaaatttacttttatacaaGGTTAAAACATCTCTCTTAAAACAAAGTCATACCTAGCTCACCATTGATTGAACAAATATCCAGTTTCCTTCCGTTTTCCCTTCTTCATGAACCTCCGAGGGGCAAAACAAAACCTCCTAGAAATTGACAGCTTAAAGATTGCTTGCCCTGTTGCCCATGAACAAAAACTGCTACTATTTCTTGCTGCTGTACAAGAACCAGATGTCATCATGTCAAGATAACTTGTTGACACTAGAACTTGGCAAAAGGAAATGTGCATACACAGGTCTATCCAGACTAACATCATCAAGACGCCGGGACACTACTATGAAAAAGTAAGTGGGAAGATTGAAAAAGGAAAGTATCTTCAACAATAATATCAATCTGCAGATGATACATGGTATATAATGTTTGCTTAGTAATCCGCATACATTATTAACAGGGTAAAATACAGGGAAGGGTGAAAATTGGAACGGGAACTAGAAAAAGGGAGGGGAAAATGCAATCTGCAAGTTTTACTCCATCGATTCTACTCCTAAACTGATATTGTACATTGCTTATTCGTCACCCATGGCCAACTCCAATGCATAGTCATCCCTCTCCTGCAACATTCAACGCAATGAAAAGGGTGAGTTTGTTtgatttcttgttctttattgaCACCTGTATTCCTCCGTTTTTGCTCATTAAATTCCTGTTTTTGGGGGGATTTAAAGGATTAGAGGCTTACAACTGGTCCTCGGGCAAAATATCTTCCAAACTGAAGCCAGTATACCTGAATacaccaaaattttcaaattacagAGCATGTTAGATCAAAATAGTAATAAGCAGAATAATTCAAAAATACACCACTCTTTTTGCCCTCCTTTTACTTTCGTTCTAGGATATAGTCAGAGAACTGAACCAACATCACTTCAGGCATTTATACAATTCAACCTCAATGATTACACAAAAAGCACAATCACCAAGGACTTAGTTTACATATTTAAATCTCGAAGCAAAAATTCCAATTCCTATTTGACATCCAAAAATGCGGTTAGCACTCCATCTAATCAAATGGTTGTAACTATTTGTCTTACCTCATCCTCGTCTTGTGTTTCCACTTCAAGGTCAGATGATGGGAAGCCCACACAAAGCAGTGCATACCCCTGCATTACAGAGGAAACAAACATAAACCTAACacattttttaaggaaaaaaggaggaaaagataTATGAAGAAACATATAACTACAAAAGACCCACGTACACAGTAAACTGCATATGTGCTTCTGCAGTATAATGTTGCCACAAGGTCTTCCATAAGGGTAAAAAGAAGGTGCCTCACATCTAATAAAAGATGCTGAATGACATCAGGGAGTTATTGACCTTGTTTGTATAGATCTATGCATTTTCCAATGCATCGGGCTGGTATAGAAAGTCCCTCTGACTAATGTTTCAGCATACTAGGTTAACTTACATGGATTCACTTTGTGATCAACAAAGTCCCTCTGACTCCCATgcatattgttttcttttcttgcttaCTTTCCTAGtgttttagagaaaaaaaaatctagcagAAATTAAGCAGGCCAAAATCTTTTGCCTAAAAGCAAGTGTAAGAGCACCCTGTCAGTTAAATGACCATTTGTGCAAAGTATATCCAACTTAATGTGCCTATTACACATGTGAGATGGTTGTAAAGCTTGATCTAGTAAAATTGTTCAATTAGTCAGGGTCCTCAACAACAACATTTCTAAGACAGTTTTGATTTCATCTAGCTTCCAAAATCATCTCAGACAAACTGCACCGGATCATCTCAGAGATGACATTCTTCTGTCAAATTGATCAATTCTTTGGACTACCACCCCAGATCATAATCTAGGAgtcaaaaaattgatttttcaagCACAATTATACAGGAGGAGCATTCAAATAGAGAACTTTCAGAACTGAGACCCTCATTCATGGTCACTACATGAAACCTGCAAGTAAAAAGGAATTGTGATCCAATTCCAAACGAAGGTAACAATACGTACTTTTGATTTCAATTCTGCAGATATTCCTAGCGCTTCAGGCTGCCTAAGTTGTCCAGATTTGACACGTACAGCACAGCTAGTACAACAACCTGCCACATAGAAGAAGCTCTTCAGAAAGAGCAAGTTTAAAAGAGATGAGACAAGGCCAATGTTATAGTCGGTTTTTgccccctttttttctttcttttaagtGTTGGAATAACAAATAAACTTTAGTTTTATAGaataaagtgaataaaaaagTGAGTAGGAATTATGAACCAGCATATTTGATCACTAAGGTAGCCTGTAAATACTCAAATCTACTACCACCACATGGCTATCTGGAGATTCTAGCACTCCTTATGCTGGAACTGTTATTCAAAGTTCAAATCTCAACTAATGTTTCAGTTTCACGACTAGTCTACATTGGCACATACCATTATTGGGAGAATAAGTCGATTGCCCAATACAGGAAATCGTGCATATTTTCTGGAGTCTATGACTCTATGGACCCTCTGGCTGCCTGAGGAGATGCAACATTGACATCCAACTAATGCGTCTTTTGGCTATGACTTACACTGCTATGACTATTTTCTGCAATTTATTCATTACTTAGGACATCGCAAGTTTTTTGATGATGCTATGAGTATACCGTGACGGCAAATACCATACTCCGCCAAGAATGACATATAAATGAATGTCTGATCTGATATCATGATAAGTGAAAATATAAGACATATCATCATTAATATGAGGCAAGGTGAGCCTCCATTCTGATGTCATGATAAAGTATCTCAAGAGCCTATGCtaagaaaagagtaaaaaacTCGACAATatagttattaacttattattctAACAAGATGGTTAATGAACCAATGAATTAGAGAACAATACCGTGCCTGCAAGCGAAAGGAAGGGAGATGTTCTGAGATTCAGCAGTGTGCAGTATATACTGGTCCTGCATTTGCAGTTACAACCTAATGAACTACATGTGAATTCGAAAGTACTGATTATATTGgagaataaatatatacacactCACAAgaacacacgcacacacacatatatatatatatatatatatatatatatatcatagattttacttttttaagaaCTCAACTAGGCCAAGAAATTCTAAAAAGAAAGTGTATACGATTCGGAAACAATTtgatttcctttgtttttttggcGCATTTTCTTGGGAACCTGGGAACCAAACCGGTTAGTAGTACCTCGGGAACGAAGAACTCGTGTACCACTCCACGTTGTCTGTCGTGAACGGTGACTTTATGGGTCGGGATCGACGGAGAATGGCTGTTGCCGGCCTGAGCGGTGAATCCAGCGGGCGTTTGCAGCTCCGACGTCGTTTTTCGGCGACATTTTAAGGAACTCTTCTGCAAAGCTAATTGCAGGCGAGGCGCTGGTCTCCGGTACACCGCAGTGCAGGAGGGATTGCAAGCAACTGTAAGGTCCATCGTTGCCCTCTGTCGCTCCCTTCTCTTGCTCGGTATCGGGATAACGCAAAGAGATAGTGATCCAGAGGCCACGTCTATATAGAGTGATATGTAGGAAGGAGCTACGGACCGTCTGATCAATTTGACATAAAATcgtttaaaaaaacattattaattttgatCTTATATGATTATCAGGGGAGGTATCATGAATTCCACATAAATAAACGAGtttgtatttaatataaatgaattttgataaaaacgGATTGATTCAAAAAGATAAATTAGTTGATTGCGGATCAATCACATCGTGATCGACTCAATTGGTTGTGGGGCATAAactttagttttaattttgataaatgaattttgataaaaacaaatatatctatttaaataaaataataaaaatgataaatcacatgttaATGAATAGCGTGGAAAATCGGGATGATAATTGACAAGAAAcatttctcccttttttttaattttataaaggaaaattcaaaaaaataattttagttttaatttttacattttctaaCGAATGCATACCCATACGATCTGGCAGAAATCCCATCCCCTAATCATAAACTTATCACAAAATTCCTGGTGGGGCATGTAGTAAGCCATATCGAAGACGCAATACAGTAATCGTAGGACTCATGCGAGAAGAAAGTATAAAGCATGTATCAATTGAAGGACATTGTAAGAGTAATcacttgtaaataatatttgacGTCTGAGTAGTTTTCACACCAGTTTTCAACAATTCAACCACAATCTTCTCGATCtcgtattttttataataaggatATCGGTAAAGTCGAGTAAAATTGGAAGGATTCCCTCTTTCAATTCTATTATGTGATCTTGGTGTCATTTGGGTGGTAACTCAGTAGGTTTTTCAAATACCTGTTAAATTTCTTGAGTAAGAGTTGTATTTTAGGACATAATGGCTGCTGTGATTTTTTAGTAGGAGTAGTagtttactataaaaaaaagtccCCTGCCCTTACTAACAGTGTCCAGCAAAGACTTCTTCCCACCCTCAAAGGTAGAGCTACTTTGTTTCATTCCTAACAACTGGATTTGTTTATCattctatataaattttattgatagtttAAAGAAGTCCTAAGTAATGGATCATAAGGTGGCCAACCATTGGACTCTTAACACAGCATCACAAATACCCAAAGGAAGTAGGTAATAAGGTGAATAGAAAGCATTACCTTGAATTTTGGTGTTGACTTCTCGACAAAGTCCTCCACTATGAATGGTATCCCCGTTTGCCACCTTGACTGACAACTTCGTTGTTGGTTCTATGTATAAGCTTGTTCTTCTATTTATGGAGGGGTCTAAGAAATTGTGGGTGCTACCTGAGTCCTCCAAAATCACCAACCCCTCTCTCACAATCTAACCATGAATTCTCATAGTGTTTGAAGTAAGAGTTCTAGTGATTGCATTAATGAAAATCTCAAGTTCCCCTTGGACAGTAGGTAACACACTTTGTAACGCTCCAATAGAATGCCCAAactacatggcctatactctaaaagaactagtcaatgatacaattggaaccacattagaaccttataaagagcaataacttctccttcccaaataatgtgggatctcatacaccatctaCTATATTCTTGTCATATGGAGGGTATCACACACTTCCTTCCTCAAAATCTTTGGAATCATAAAAAACCTCCTCTGACTTCTTATCTTCCCTTTCCTCATACCTTACAACAGATACATTTTGGGTCTTTTACATACATGGAAGGAGTTCTATTTCTCTTCACAATGGTaacataatctttttttttttccttctcatccATCTGTGCAGAGAAAACTCTCCTTATAGGGGCTGCATATTTAGGGGCTCTATTTTGACCTTCACCATAATTAACCCCTTGTCTAGCAcctgatgatgatgagttgTTTCTTTCCATCcacaatttcacaattttccTTGTATTGACTAGATATTCTTCCTATATTTTTACGATGCCAAATGCAGCACTCAAGTTCACCGGATTAAACATACGGAGTGAGAGGCATATCTTGTCTTTGAGGCCACTAAGAAAGCAGCTCAACTTGTGAGTGTCTGAGAGCCCCATAAGCCTGTTTGAAAGGGCTTCAAATTGACCTTTGTAAGCTGCTATTGTTGAAGTTTGCTTCAGCCTTGTGATTGCTTCTATGGGGTCATCGTAAACGGTGGTGCCAGATCGCATTTCGAGGGCTTGAATGAAGGTCTAGTAGCAGGTAAACTGTCCAGCATCTGTTGCATCTTGGTACCAAATCAATGTCTCTCCATCCATGTGATATGAAACCATGAGTAATTTTTGAGCCAGAGGTGTTTAATGAAAGTCAAAATAGTGAGATGCCTTAAAAATCCATCTAGCTGAGTCTATACCATCAAAATGTGGGAAATCCAGATTGATTCCCCTCTGCCCATGCCTCCGATGGTCATAGTTTTCTTGTTCCAATTTTACATGTAGTTCACGGTGAGGTACTAGGTTTTGGGTAGCAACCATAGTACGCATCGTATTATTCATTTGGTTCTGGGTAGCAATCATAGTACGCATCTACTCTC
This genomic window contains:
- the LOC108980451 gene encoding ferredoxin C 2, chloroplastic produces the protein MDLTVACNPSCTAVYRRPAPRLQLALQKSSLKCRRKTTSELQTPAGFTAQAGNSHSPSIPTHKVTVHDRQRGVVHEFFVPEDQYILHTAESQNISLPFACRHGCCTSCAVRVKSGQLRQPEALGISAELKSKGYALLCVGFPSSDLEVETQDEDEVYWLQFGRYFARGPVERDDYALELAMGDE